CACAGGTGGCGCAATCGTTTCCCAACGCCGACACCCCGTGTACCGTAAATTCCAGCggtgagaaatttttatcgagctGGTTTTCTGCGCTATATATCAAATTGTGCCTAATACGTCACTGAAATTCGTTGCATAAACGTAGCTGAATTGTATTGCGTAAGAGGCACTGAAATCTTAAGTTTATTCTACAAACGGCGCTGGTGCTGCGTAAGCGTCGCGTGGTCATCCCCACCGCTTCTGCAGGCTCGACGTTATAAAGCCAAAAATGACAGAAAATGAACAACGAGATCACTTATAGCGAATCacgcaattatttttacattttcgactGAGAGAATAAGTTCCTAACCCACTctagaataaatatagaatttccaagactatatataatataaaattgaaataatggCGATTGAATCGTGGGCTCCGTCGGGtcgtaaatgaaattatggtTAAACGAACGGAACTATAGTCCGTGGTTCAACGAACCGTTGATTGCTACTCGATTTCCTTGCTCGAGTGTCCTGGCGCTGTTAATGTAAACAGTgaattttaagtttaaattaGCGCCGTGGCGTGACGATTCGAATTCGTGTCACGCGTCCAGGATGATGTGTATATTCGAAAGAGTGGATCCACCGAATGATAAATAGTCGGAGGACCACCGTAGCGATCGATATTTAACATAAACGCGATCCGATCGGAATCCCCAATGGCGGCCAGTCACCGGCGAAACCTGTTTCTAGCGATTTTTAACTGTTTCAGCGTCACGCGTCGCATCGATTGACATAGTGATCGTATTCGAAGCGAAACAGTGTCACGAGCTTAGGACAATTATATACGAGCAATTTTTTCTTCActtatatctattttatttctctctttttttttttttaaattgaccgaaaagaaaatgttcatttaCTCTTTAGAGCTTCACCAAAATTACTACGATCTAAAATTACAGTATTCTTCGTCTCTCTGATGGAGCATGCTGATGCGTTGATATAAACGACGAAACTGATTGAACGATACTGGGTAAAAATATCGCTACAAGTTTTGCTCATTATTTTCTCCAATTTGAgactccaaaaaaaaaaaaaaaaaaagacacggACTCGTTACGGACACGTTGATGAGAATCGGTGAACGAGGCGTGTAAAAATTCGTGGGAATAGAAAGTACGAGATTGTAAAGATACGGAATTGAAATTGAGAGAAACGTAAGAGTGGCGCCCGGTTTAGAAAATGTATAGTGAACGCGGTGGATTCGGCTGATGAAGATAGGGAATATGGTGTCCGAGAGATGCGAGATAAAAATATGGGGTAACGTGACGGACGAGATTTGGAGAGAATTATGTTCTCGAATTCTGGAGTTATTTACACCGAGAGAAAGtgcacgaattattttttcacgtaagaaaaataaaaccgaGAGAATTACGAAATTCAGGCATCGATGCTCGAGTTTATGGTTTATCGATACATTTGCATGTTATGACGTGGACGCGACGCGAACACAATGCCATTGCCGATCACTGTCTACTCctagaatgaaaaattcgcgTGACGCGTTAATAGAACCCATCCAGGCGCTAATAGTTGGTAATAGCCTGGGAAtctcataaattttcatgCACGTTGCATAAATTCGCGGTAacgacgttttctttttttttatggcgATCCACGCGAAATGCCATCATCCACGTATAAAAGTGAAAGGGCCCGTGTAAATTACGCAAAAAAAATAGGTCGCTTACCGCGGCTAGTAATAGCTAGTTTGATAATAAACGGAAAAACGAACCTGATGTCCTTGGCGAAATTCCGCCTTAAGGATTCCACGAGGTGTGCCGCAACCGCGAGTGCTCGACTCGCGAAACCCTTCGGCTGTCCTAGAATTTTAATCGCTTTGCTTCCTGTCACTTTCGAACGGTCGAATTTAACGAGGCGAAAAGTGTTCGTGATACGAAAAGTCTTTAGGCTGCGCTAGAGGCTGAACGGAGTTCGGCGCCGCTTCGAAGTACAGTGGCCGAGCACCTGTAAGAGCATGTGTTCACGTGCCCCGTGTCTGTTCTAGATTGTTCGCGGCCAACGTTACGTAACATGGCGACGAAATACGCAATAATCGTCAACGATGCAAGTAAAAAATACGAGGAGGGGAAGCTAATTCTGGATGCTTTGAACATGGCTGTTCCTAAGGGATGCATGTGAGTAGATATGTGGGCGTGGCTAATCAGAGGCAGTGGGCGTGGCATACTAATAGGAATGAGCCTATCAGTGGGAGTGGGCGTAGCCTACCACTTGCATGTGCTcgtttggaattaattttgtacttaCCTTGACGCACAGATACGGTCTATTGGGTCCCAGTGGTTGTGGCAAGACCACTCTGCTCTCCAGCGTGGCAGGCGTAACAAAATTGGACAGCGGTGACATTTGGATTCTCGGAGGCAAACCAAAATCTGAAGAATCAGGCATTCCAGGCCCGCGAGTGGGTTACATGCCGCAAGATGTGTCGCTGGTCGATGAGTTTTCTGTAATCAACGCTTGTTACTATTTCGGCAGGATCAACGGGTTGGATAATCACGTAATCGGTAGGTTGGCAAACTTCAACTGTCTTAATCTTAAACCTTGCGATAGTCTTATAAGGAACAGAATTTTTGCAACAAGGCAAATCTGTTTACAATTGGTTATTTTAGAGGAGAGGTATTTGTTCCTGAAGGATCTGCTGCAACTACAGCCCAGAAATCACCTAGTGAGGAACATGAGCGGTGGCCAGCAAAGAAGGCTCTCTTTCGCGGTCGCGTTGCTTCACAAGCCCGAATTACTGATTCTCGACGAGCCAACCGTCGGTCTGGATCCAGTTTTAAGGGACAAGCAAGTACAATTTCATTCCATTGTCTCTCGATCGACGGGGTCAACGGGACCATGAAAAATAAGCATAAGGTTGTTTGTACAGTATCTGGAACCATTTGGCCAAGATCACGCGCGAAGATGGCATCACGGTTATCATCACCACCCATTACATCGAGGAAGCGAGACAGTCTGACACGGTGCATGAACATTTCGATCTGAAGCTAAAAACGTTCTAGTTTCgatacataataataacagtCGTGTCTATTTTCAGATCGGTCTACTGAGAAAGGGAAAACTGCTGGCAGAAACATCACCCAACGAGCTACTGGATATGTTTCAGACAGACTCGTTGGAAGAAGCGTTTCTCAATTTGAGTACGCGTACTCAAACCAATTTTCAAGACAGACCGCCTGTCTCGATAGCtgaaatgaacaaaatgttAACCGTGGAGTCCATTTACAACAGCGGTTCGAGAAATGTTGGTACACGTCTAAAACCAGTATATTGGGTGTTGGAAAGATTGTTCTTTACGTGAAAACGTTGCGAACGTGTTTATACGTTCAGTGGATATACATATTGAACGCCAATGGACATGCTTACACGTCCAACATATCTAACCATCAACCCAAACTAAAGATCGCCACGAAATTGAGAAAAACAACTAAAATGTTGGTGTTTCAGCACGCTCTCCGATGGCGAAGTACCGCGTGGAAAAGATGCCACTCTCTGTTCATGAAAAACTACGTGCAATTTCTCCGTCACCCCGGGTAATCGACACGACGATagattatttacaaatggTGCGAAACGAAAGACATCCCATCGGATAatcgatttatttatgcaGGGGAATCATGTTCTCGCTGGTCCTGCCGCTACTGCAGCTGGCGCTGTTGTTCTTCGCCATTGGCAAGGACCCGAAGGGTTTGTCTATATCCATTGTGAACGACGAAGCTGGGGACTGCAATAACGGGAGAAATTGGGGCAATGTCACTTACGATGAACGCGACGATACGTGCAAATTTGTGGATCTCAGCTGTAGAATGATACACGGGATCAACGACTCTATTGTGAAAAAGGTACGCGGAATGTTAATCGATGTCTgagtatgtataataataataatgtatcataaaatttttgttatatgcaacggaaaatagaaaaacaaggGTCAGTATGCATTTTCTGACGCATCTATGCGCCTGTAGTATAGGAAGAACGTATATATACGACCATGGAACGTATAAATACGTCGATCGTAGCGAAATATCTGCACCAGTCGTGTTTAATGTCTAGGTGTATTATGACGACTACGAAGGAGCGGTGCGAGACATCTCGAGACAGAAAAGCGTCGGAGTGATGtatttcagtaaaaatttcTCGAGCGCTATGGCAGCGAAGATAGAAGAATATTACGCAGTAACGGAGGAGGACCTCGTAGCTAGTCAGATAGACGTTGTGATGTACACGCCAGGTATATTCATACATCTCTGCAGTGATTAGTATGTTAACGATAATAACGattatttctctttctgtTTTCAGACAGACAAATTAGCTTGTTCgtgcaaagaaaattattaaaaagtttttttgaagaattcaAGGAGATCGTGAGGGCGTGTAGAATTTCTCCAAAGTACGCGAATTTTCCCATACGTGTACGTATGCCTTCTGAATTGAACGATTCTTAGGAGTGCGTGAAATAACGATATCATCAGTAcgatttgttcaattttccaGTTCGAAGAGCCGATTTTTGGCGAGCTAGATCAAAATTAcatcacgatgatttttccACCGTATATATTAGTGTAAGTTCAACAAGAACgtttttaacgtttctttgttttctgAAGTGAagcgtttatttattaaaatggttTCTTCACGAATGCATTGCCATTTTAGGCTGATGTTTGTTACAACGACGTCTATGTGCTCGTCTATAATCATAACTGATCGACATTCTGGCATGTGGGACAGGAATTTGGTTCAAGGTAATTACACATTTCTGCGAGCTCTCCGTGTAAATCCAAAAATGATAAACGAGTAAACGTCTATCATTAAAATGCCTGAATAAAGATTGCTTTAGTTACTCTTTTTGAAACTGTCTGTTTAAAATAGGTGTGAAAACTTGGGAGATTCTAATCACGCACATCGTGTCTCAAATATCGTTGATCGTTGTTCAAACTATAGTATCACTCAGTATATGCTTTTCCCAATTTGACGTGCACTGCAAAGGATCGATGATCATCGTATGTTGCATGCCACTGCTATCGGGAATTTGTGGAATGTCTTATGGTGAGTTTAATATCTAGCAATTGCAATAGggggaataaaataatactgttGTTGTGTCATTTACAGGTTTCCTGATATCGGTTCTGTGCACTTCACATACTCTCGTCAATTACGCGTCTGTAGGAAGCTTTTATCCATTGTTACTCCTCAGTGGTAAGTGACTTGTTTCTATCGCACAATTTATAGAGATTTTAAGAGATTTCTatcaaatctttatttttgtagaacTCAGGAAATGgggggatagctgagacgattctgaaccacaatttcctttgaaaaattattggatGGTGCTTtgcttttgaattattaacgaaaaaccaccgaccaatcgcagcgcccgagtagcgcgcgctcagctgAGAGAGGCCGGCTCGAACCAGGACGCTCCGCCCACCCGCTGCGATTGGTCCGTGggttttctttaataattcaataacgaagcacc
This portion of the Hylaeus volcanicus isolate JK05 chromosome 4, UHH_iyHylVolc1.0_haploid, whole genome shotgun sequence genome encodes:
- the LOC128874609 gene encoding ABC transporter G family member 23-like isoform X1; its protein translation is MATKYAIIVNDASKKYEEGKLILDALNMAVPKGCIYGLLGPSGCGKTTLLSSVAGVTKLDSGDIWILGGKPKSEESGIPGPRVGYMPQDVSLVDEFSVINACYYFGRINGLDNHVIEERYLFLKDLLQLQPRNHLVRNMSGGQQRRLSFAVALLHKPELLILDEPTVGLDPVLRDNIWNHLAKITREDGITVIITTHYIEEARQSDTIGLLRKGKLLAETSPNELLDMFQTDSLEEAFLNLSTRTQTNFQDRPPVSIAEMNKMLTVESIYNSGSRNHALRWRSTAWKRCHSLFMKNYVQFLRHPGGIMFSLVLPLLQLALLFFAIGKDPKGLSISIVNDEAGDCNNGRNWGNVTYDERDDTCKFVDLSCRMIHGINDSIVKKVYYDDYEGAVRDISRQKSVGVMYFSKNFSSAMAAKIEEYYAVTEEDLVASQIDVVMYTPDRQISLFVQRKLLKSFFEEFKEIVRACRISPKYANFPIRFEEPIFGELDQNYITMIFPPYILVLMFVTTTSMCSSIIITDRHSGMWDRNLVQGVKTWEILITHIVSQISLIVVQTIVSLSICFSQFDVHCKGSMIIVCCMPLLSGICGMSYGFLISVLCTSHTLVNYASVGSFYPLLLLSGLIWPIEGMPDALKWISLTLPTTLPGISLRGVLEKGTPFEDPEVYSGFLILIAWILGLIMICVVHLRMKTT
- the LOC128874609 gene encoding ABC transporter G family member 23-like isoform X2, whose protein sequence is MPQDVSLVDEFSVINACYYFGRINGLDNHVIEERYLFLKDLLQLQPRNHLVRNMSGGQQRRLSFAVALLHKPELLILDEPTVGLDPVLRDNIWNHLAKITREDGITVIITTHYIEEARQSDTIGLLRKGKLLAETSPNELLDMFQTDSLEEAFLNLSTRTQTNFQDRPPVSIAEMNKMLTVESIYNSGSRNHALRWRSTAWKRCHSLFMKNYVQFLRHPGGIMFSLVLPLLQLALLFFAIGKDPKGLSISIVNDEAGDCNNGRNWGNVTYDERDDTCKFVDLSCRMIHGINDSIVKKVYYDDYEGAVRDISRQKSVGVMYFSKNFSSAMAAKIEEYYAVTEEDLVASQIDVVMYTPDRQISLFVQRKLLKSFFEEFKEIVRACRISPKYANFPIRFEEPIFGELDQNYITMIFPPYILVLMFVTTTSMCSSIIITDRHSGMWDRNLVQGVKTWEILITHIVSQISLIVVQTIVSLSICFSQFDVHCKGSMIIVCCMPLLSGICGMSYGFLISVLCTSHTLVNYASVGSFYPLLLLSGLIWPIEGMPDALKWISLTLPTTLPGISLRGVLEKGTPFEDPEVYSGFLILIAWILGLIMICVVHLRMKTT